The nucleotide window CTGGTACCAGGTCAACGCGGGGCAGGAGATCTACGTGATCGGGAAGATCCTCGAGGACAAGACCGTCCGCGGCGGAACGGGCTGGGGAGCCGAGTTCGCGAAGCTCTGCAACAAGCCGATCTTCGTCTTCGATCAGGATGCCGACCGGTGGTTCCGCTGGGCCGAAGAACGGTGGGTCGAAGTGACGGACGCGGGGGAGCCCAGGATCCGGAGCCCGCGATTCACGGGGACCGGAACCCGGTTCCTCGAGGAGAACGGCCGCCTGGCCATCCGGGAGCTTTTCGAACGCTCCTACGCGTGAAGGATCTCCGCGCATGACCCCGCCTGCCATCCGGAACGTGGCGATCATCGCCCACGTGGACCACGGAAAGACGACGCTGGTCGACGCGATGCTCAAGCAGAGCGGCATCTTTCGGGAGAAACAGGTCGTCCCCGACCGCGTGATGGACTCCATCGACCTGGAGCGGGAGAAGGGGATCACGATCATGGCGAAGAACGCCGCGGTGGTCTACCGCGGCGTGAAGATCAACATCGTGGACACCCCGGGGCACGCCGACTTCGGCGGCGAGGTGGAGCGGACGCTCAAGATGGTCGACGGGGTCTTGCTCCTCGTCGACGCCTCCGAGGGGCCGCTCCCGCAGACGCGCTTCGTGCTCAAGAAGGCGCTGGAGCTGGACCTCCCCGTCGTCCTGGTCGTGAACAAGGTCGATCGCCCGGACGCGAGAGTCGGCGAGGTGATCAACGAGGTGTACGACCTGTTCATCGACCTGGACGCGGCCGAGGGGCAGCTGGATTTCCCCATCCTCCTCACGAACGCCCGGGCGGGCAAGGCCCGGGAGTTGGACGGGGAGGGGGCTTCCGACCTCCGCCCGCTGTTCGACCGGATCCTCTCCCACATTCCGCCCCCTTCCGGAGACCCCGAGGGAGTCCTCCAGCTCCTCGTCACGCACCTCGACTACAGCGATTACGTGGGCCGGCTGGCGGTCGGGCGGATCGTTCACGGTACCGTCCACGCGGGGGAGACGGTTGCGGTGTGCGGGAAGGAAGGAGCCGTGGAGCGGGTCAAGGTGACGGTCCTGTACATCTACGACGGGTTGTCGAGAAAGGAGGTCGGCGAGGCATTCGCGGGGGACATCGTCGCGCTGGCGGGGGCGGAGGGGGCCACGATCGGAGACACGCTGTCCGACGCGGAGAACCCGCGGACGCTCCCCCGGATCGCGGTCGACGAGCCCACCGTCTCCATGGTCTTCTCGATCAACACGTCGCCCTCCGCCGGCCAGGAGGGGAGCCTCGTCACGTCGCGCATGCTTCGCGAACGCCTGGAGAAGGAACTGCTGGGCAATGTGGCGCTGCGGATCGATTTCTCGGGGACCGACTCCTTCACGGTGATGGGGCGGGGCGAACTGCAGCTGGCGATCCTCATCGAGATGATGCGCCGCGAGGGGTTCGAGCTCTCCGTCTCCCGCCCGGAGGTCGTCACGAGGACGAAGAACGGCGTCCTCCTGGAGCCGGTCGAGTCGCTCTTCCTCGACGTTCCCGAAGCGTACCTCGGGGCCGTGACGCAGAGCGCGGGGGCCCGCAGGGGGAAGATGGTGAAGATGGTCAACCCGGGACGGGGGAGGGTCAGGCTCGAGTACCGGATTCCCTCCCGGGGGCTCATCGGTTTCCGCTCGGAGTTTCTGACCGAGACGCGGGGCACGGGGCTGATGAACCACCTGTTCGACGGCTACGAGCCGTGGCAGGGCGCCATCCGGGACCGGGTCGCGGGGGTGCTGGTCGCCGACCGCGCGGGGAGGTCCACCGCGTACGCCCTCTACCATCTCCAGCCGCGGGGCACCCTGTTCCTCGGGGAGGGGGAGCGCGTGTACGAGGGGATGATCATCGGGGAGAATTCGCGCCCGGTGGACATGGACGTCAACGCGACCAAGGAGAAAAAACTCACCAACATCCGCGCGGCGGGCGCCGACGAGGCGCTGCGCCTGGTCCCTCCCCGGATCATGTCCCTGGAGAAAGCGATCGAATTCATCAACGAAGACGAGCTGGTCGAGGTGACGCCGGGGTCGGTCCGCCTCCGGAAGAAGATCCTCCCGGCAGGCCGCCGCCCGCGGAGGAAGGAATAGCGGCCGGGGCGCGGCGCGAGTGGGAATTTCCCGCCACCGGCCGGCGAAAAGCGCTGGAAAGCCGGCGGTCGGGGATGCATAATAAAAAACTCAACCAGTTTTTTTCCAAGGGGGGGAAAAGATGCCGAAAACCGGTCCTGCGAAGGAAAAGAGAGGCCCCGCCGGCGCGTTGATGCGGGCGTTGCGGTTCGAGAGGGAGGGGAAACGGCTTTTCACCGCGGCCGCGGACAAGAGCGCGGACCCGTTCGCCAAGCAGGTGTTCGCCCTTTTGGCGCAGATGGAGACGAAGCACATGGAGGATATCCAGGCGATCGCCAGGGAGCTCGAGGAGGAGGGGAGAT belongs to Candidatus Deferrimicrobiaceae bacterium and includes:
- the typA gene encoding translational GTPase TypA, with the translated sequence MTPPAIRNVAIIAHVDHGKTTLVDAMLKQSGIFREKQVVPDRVMDSIDLEREKGITIMAKNAAVVYRGVKINIVDTPGHADFGGEVERTLKMVDGVLLLVDASEGPLPQTRFVLKKALELDLPVVLVVNKVDRPDARVGEVINEVYDLFIDLDAAEGQLDFPILLTNARAGKARELDGEGASDLRPLFDRILSHIPPPSGDPEGVLQLLVTHLDYSDYVGRLAVGRIVHGTVHAGETVAVCGKEGAVERVKVTVLYIYDGLSRKEVGEAFAGDIVALAGAEGATIGDTLSDAENPRTLPRIAVDEPTVSMVFSINTSPSAGQEGSLVTSRMLRERLEKELLGNVALRIDFSGTDSFTVMGRGELQLAILIEMMRREGFELSVSRPEVVTRTKNGVLLEPVESLFLDVPEAYLGAVTQSAGARRGKMVKMVNPGRGRVRLEYRIPSRGLIGFRSEFLTETRGTGLMNHLFDGYEPWQGAIRDRVAGVLVADRAGRSTAYALYHLQPRGTLFLGEGERVYEGMIIGENSRPVDMDVNATKEKKLTNIRAAGADEALRLVPPRIMSLEKAIEFINEDELVEVTPGSVRLRKKILPAGRRPRRKE